Proteins found in one Mangifera indica cultivar Alphonso chromosome 15, CATAS_Mindica_2.1, whole genome shotgun sequence genomic segment:
- the LOC123197767 gene encoding disease resistance protein RPS6-like — MQRTSHHLEQLMASFSFSSITPKLEYDIFLSFRGVDTRTNIVSHLYEAFSQKKIKTFIDDYLYRGEEISPSLLRAIEHSKISVIIFSKGYASSVWCLKELEKIVECKNTYDQIVIPVFHEVDPSDVRNQTGDFGKAFAELEKCFMDDSEMLLRWRTALRDAANLHGYDSKKYWTDSQLLKEIVEDIVKRLRDMSPKYELLWMPESESQCWDCQSLVWRPEFQYRDLGVLDLSITEFQYESQDLRSKSESQGWRFLSVFFLVMEAISVVFDVYGKSKKNFLLAAFVLSAFGFIITIHAFIRKRRTAAYRQKPVRELAWVEVAFSVLQLVTLFIQYILAVARVKNSYSPSLFPLVFVLLVVVFAFKKQNFA, encoded by the exons ATGCAAAGGACGTCTCATCACTTGGAGCAGTTAAtggcttccttttctttttcttccatcACTCCTAAACTAGAGTACGACATTTTCCTTAGTTTCCGTGGTGTGGACACCCGAACAAACATTGTCAGCCATCTATATGAAGCCTTTAGtcagaaaaagattaaaactttcattgatgattatcTTTAtagaggagaagaaatttctcCCTCTCTTTTGAGGGCAATTGAACATTCAAAGATCTcggttatcattttctctaaaggcTACGCTTCCTCCGTATGGTGTCTCAAAGAACTTGAAAAGATTGTTGAATGTAAGAACACGTATGATCAGATCGTAATACCAGTCTTCCATGAAGTAGATCCATCTGATGTCAGGAATCAAACTGGGGATTTTGGAAAAGCGTTTGCTGAGCTTGAAAAGTGTTTTATGGATGATTCAGAGATGTTGTTGAGATGGAGAACTGCTTTGAGGGATGCAGCCAACCTACATGGTTATGATTCAAAGAAATATTG GACCGATTCCCAACTGTTAAAGGAAATCGTTGAAGATATTGTGAAGAGATTGCGAGATATGTCTCCTAAATATGAACTG CTTTGGATGCCTGAGTCTGAATCACAGTGTTGGGATTGTCAATCACTTGTTTGGAGGCCTGAATTTCAATATAGGGATTTGGGGGTTTTGGATTTGTCAATCACTGAATTTCAATATGAATCGCAGGATTTGAGGTCTAAATCTGAATCACAGGGTTGGAGGTTCCTTTCTGTGTTTTTCCTTGTCATGGAGGCAATATCAGTGGTGTTTGATGTATatggaaaaagcaaaaagaattttcttcttgctgCATTTGTCTTGTCAGCCTTTGGTTTTATTATAACCATACATGCTTTTATCAGGAAAAGAAGAACTGCAGCATATAGACAAAAACCTGTGAGGGAACTTGCGTGGGTGGAGGTTGCCTTCTCTGTGCTCCAGTTAGTTACTTTGTTCATTCAATATATTCTAGCTGTTGCAAGAGTGAAGAACAGTTACAGCCCATCGCTTTTCCCGCTAGTCTTTGTCCTTCTTGTTGTTGTGTTTGCTTTCAAGAAGCAAAATTTCGCATAG
- the LOC123198072 gene encoding ceramide kinase-like — protein sequence MFIRYGFYGDVITESEKYRWMDPKRYDYAGTKVFMRQRPYEAEVAYLDVESGKTHAVPDRGLRFGRLQTSGSRNKSERVTCRTNCNICNKKSSHSMPHSCPKETRWLRSKGRFLSVGAAIISNRNERAPDGLVVDAHLSDGLLHLILIKDCPHTLYLWHLTELARKGGNPLNFEFVEQHKTPAFTFTSSGNDSVWNIDGELFRAHQLSAQVFQGLISLFASGPEV from the exons ATGTTTATCAGATATGGATTTTATGGAGATGTGATCACTGAGAGTGAAAAATATCGCTGGATGGACCCTAAGAGATATGATTATGCGGGAACTAAAGTATTTATGAGACAGAG gcCATATGAAGCTGAGGTAGCTTACCTTGATGTTGAATCAGGAAAGACACATGCAGTCCCTGATAGGGGCCTTCGATTTGGTAGATTACAGACTTCAGGGAGTCGAAATAAATCTGAGAGAGTGACTTGTCGTACGAATTGCAACATCTGCAACAAAAAGTCAAGTCATTCAATGCCTCACTCCTGTCCTAAAGAAACAAGATGGTTGCGATCCAAAGGACGTTTTCTTAGTGTTGGTGCTGCCATAATCTCAAACCGTAATGAAAGAGCACCTGATGGTTTGGTGGTTGATGCACACCTTTCAGATGGCCTATTGCATCTGATATTGATTAAAGACTGTCCTCATACGTTATATTTATG GCACTTGACTGAGCTTGCGAGGAAAGGTGGAAACCCCCTTAACTTTGAGTTCGTGGAACAACACAAG ACTCCAGCTTTCACATTTACTTCTTCTGGAAATGATAGTGTCTGGAATATAGATGGCGAGCTCTTTCGAGCACACCAACTCTCTGCTCAAGTATTCCAAGGCCTTATTAGCTTATTTGCATCTGGTCCCGAAGTTTAG